In Leptospirillum ferriphilum, the genomic stretch GAATAACTCCTCGAGTTTCTGCATCCCGAAGGTTTTCCTTAAACCGTTCATTTGACCTGGATTTGGTTCTCAGACTAATAACATCCGATACCTTGCACTGAAAAGATGGAATGTTTACTTTACGGCCATTGACTTCCAAATGCCCGTGGGTGACTAACATACGAGCTTCATTTCGAGAGGTCCCAAGTCCCATACGATAAACAACGCTATCAAGTCGAAGCTCAAGACCTGAAAGAAGTGATTCACCGGTCACTCCTTTTTTTCGAGATGCACGCTCAAAAGCATTCCTGAACTGCTTTTCAAGAACACCAAAGATCCTTTTCACTTTTTGTTTCTCTCGGAGCTGGAGACCATAGTCGGAAATTTTTGCCCGACTCTGACCATGTTGACCCGGAGGATAAGACCGTCTGTCTATGGCGCATTTAGTCGAAAGACAACGAACACCCTTCAAAAACAGCTTTACACCTTCTCTACGACAAAAACGGCATACTGAACCTCTGTATCGAGCCAATCCATTCTCCTTTAAAAAATTCTAAATTCAAGAATAACTAAAAAAACTATTTATTAAACGCGTCTACGTTTTGGAGGACGACACCCATTATGCGGGATAGGGGTTACATCCTTGATAAGATTAATTTTCAGCCCAAATGTTTGCAGAGCTCTAATCGCAGACTCTCTTCCAGCTCCTGGACCTTTTACATAAACATCACAAGTCTTCATTCCGGAGTCTACAGCCTTTTTAGCTGCTACTTCTGCTGCTTTCTGTGCTGCAAATGGAGTACTTTTTCTTGACCCCTTAAATCCCTGGGCCCCAGCACTTGACCAAGAAACGACATCCCCGTTGGGATCGGCAAAGGAAATAATTGTATTATTAAAAGAAGCATGAATGTGAACAATACCAACTGGTACGTTTTTTTTATCTTTTTTCTTTGCTACCTTCTTCGTCCCCATCGAGCCCCCAAGTAAAGCCAAAGTCTAAAATACCGGATCATACTGATTAATTAACCGGTTTTTTTCTTTCCGCCAATTCCTTTTTTCGGACCTTTTCTTGTTCTAGCGTTGGTTTTAGTTCTTTGTCCACGGACAGGAAGGCCTTTCCTATGCCTTAACCCAACATAACAGCCAATGTCCATTTTGCGTTTAATATTTTGTGTAACTTGTCGTCTTAAGTCGCCTTCAACCAAATATGTTTTTTCTATCAACTCTCTTAAACTTGCAATTTCTTCATCGGTCAAGTCTTTTACTCTTCGATTGGGATCAATCAGAGTTGTTTTAAGAATTGATAATGAAGTTGAACGACCAATGCCATAAATATAAGTTAACGCTATCTCTACCCTTTTATTCCTTGGCAGGTCTATTCCAACAATACGGGCCAAATTCTTCTCCTTTATCCTTGTCTTTGTTTGTGACGTGGGTTTTCACACTTAACGCGTAAAATTCCCTTTCGCCGAATAATCTTGCATTTAGAACAAATCGGTTTAACAGAAGCCCTAACCTTCATTCCATACTCCCTATTTAAAACGGTAAGTTATTCGACCTCGAGTCAGGTCATACGGAGACAATTCCAACGTCACCTTATCACCAGGAAGAATCTTTATATAATGCATCCTCATCTTGCCAGATATATGAGCAAGAACTTTATGTCCGTTATCGAGCTCAACCCTGAACATTGCATTCGGAAGAGTTTCCAAAACTGTCCCTTGTACTTCAATAATATCTTCCTTTGGCAAACAACCCTCCTAGGCAGCTATATCAGGGGTAGAAAGAATTATTGGACCTTCTTTCGTAATTGCAATAGTATGCTCAAAATGAGCGGAAAGTTTTCGGTCTTTTGTAACTGCAGTCCATCCATCTGACAAAATTTCGGTTTCGAAAGTTCCTTCGTTGATCATTGGTTCAATGGCAAGGACCATACCAACTTCCAGCTTAAGGCCTTTCCCTTTTGGGCCAAAATTTGGAACTTGAGGCTCTTCATGAAGTCGTTTGCCAATTCCATGTCCAACAAAGTTGCGAACGACTGAAAAGCCATGCGATTCTGCATAAAACTGAATAGCGTAAGAGATATCACCCATCCGGTTACCTGGGCGAGCCTGGGCAATACCTTTCATCAACGAATCCCGAGTTACAGACATCAATTGATTCGCTTTGTCTGAAACTTTTCCAACAGGCACAGTAATTGCCGAATCTCCGTAATATCCATCGAGGACTATTCCATAATCAATCCCGACAATATCACCTTCCTGCAACAAATAATCATTTGGAATCCCATGAACAACCACATGATTCACGGAAACACATAAAGACGCAGGGTATGAACGATACCCTTTAAAGGCTGGAATACCTTTCTGTTGTAAAGCATGGTCTTCAGCTATTCGATCAAGCTCTTTTAATGATAATCCTGGTCGGACTGCTGCTTTGAGTTTTACAAGCCCATTAGCCACTGCTACAGATGCCTTACGAATTTTCTCTATTTCATCTGTATTTTTTAAATAAACCATCTCTAATTTAACTCTTGAAAGATATGTTTTATCCGGGAAAAAACATTCTCAATCGAGGAACTGGCATCAACTACCTTAAGAATGTTTTTTTGCCGATAATAGTTTAAAAGAGGCTCAGTTGTCTCCCAATACACAGCGGATCGTTTACGAATAACTTCTTCGTTGTCGTCCGCCCGTTGGACAAGTTGAACAGAACAATAATCACACAATGAATCTTTTTTGGGAGGGGCAAATAAAATATGATATGTCCTTTGACAATTAGGACATAACCTCCTCCCTGTAAGCCTAGCGATTCTTTCCTCTTCATCCATAGAAAACTCAATTGCCAAACTAACATTATGACATAACGTTAATAAAATTTCATCAAGACCTTGTGCTTGACTTAATGTCCGAGGGAAACCATCGAGAATAAAGCCTGTTTCTTTATCTAGAGCTGAAATTTTTCCCTTGATCAAGTTTAAAACCAGCTGGTCAGGGACTAACTTTCCTGAATCCATATAATTTTTTGCCTCGACCCCAAGAGGAGTCTTATTCTTTAAAGCCTCTCTTAACAAATCACCTGTTGCAAACTTCGGAATCGAAAAACTATCTGCAAGCAATGATGCTTGCGTACCCTTACCCACACCCGGAGGACCAATAAAAACTACTACTGATTTGAACATCTTTAAGCAGTCCTCCCTTTAATACGAGTTTTTTTCAGAATACCTTCATAATTTCTAGACATCATATAGGATTCAATTTGTTGCGCGGTATCCAACGAGACACCTATAACAATAAGTAAGGATGTTCCCCCAAAGTAAAAAGGAACATGCAGTTGATATATGAGAAGCTCGGGAATAACGCAAACAATAGAAAGATAGAGAGCACCGACAAATGTGATTCTGTTCATAACTCGATAGAGGTATTCAACAGTCTTTTGTCCAGGTCTGACGCCGGGTATATATCCTCCATACTTTTGCATGTTTTCAGCTATATCAGTAGGGTTTAATACTACGGCTGTATAAAAGAAACAAAAGAAAACAATCAAAAGAACATACAAGCCTGTATAGGAAAAACTACCAGGAGACAGTGATTTTCCAAATGATTGAATCCAAGGTACTGAAACAAACCCTGCTATGATGGCCGGAAATGATATTAAAGAACTTGCAAAAATCGGAGGGATAACCCCCGCTGTATTTATTTTGAAGGGAATATGTGTGGATTGCCCACCCATCATTTTATTGCCAACAAGCCTTTTAGCATATTGAATAGGTATTTTTCTTCTTGCTGTTTCAATAAAAACGATCGAGCTAACAATCAAAAAAACCATTACGATTAGAGCCAGAATTAAGAAGCCAGAGATCTCTCCCTGATTATATAACTTGTAAGTATTGATAATAGCAGCCGGTAATCTGGCTATAATACCAGAAAAAATTATAAGACTGATCCCGTTACCAACGCCTCTTTCTGTAATTTGTTCACCGATCCACATCACAAAAGTTGTTGCAGCTGTTAATGTGATAACAACTATAAAACGGAAAGACCAGCCTGGATGAGGAACAAATTGACCATTGTTCATCCCTTCCAGCCCCAAGGCGATTCCAAAGGATTGAACAAGAGCGATTACAACAGTTAAATAACGGGTATAGCGGGTGATGATTTTCCTACCTCTTTCTCCTTCCTTCGCCATTGCCTGTAATGTCGGATGCACGACTGTCAATAGCTGAAGAATAATAGAGGCTGAGATATATGGCATAATCCCTAAAGCAAAAATCGTTAGGCGGGAAAGGGCTCCCCCGGAAAACATATCAAAAAAACCGATTAATGCTCCCCCATTTTGATGAAGAAATTGGGATAAAGCATTTCCATTTACTCCTGGCGTTGGAATATAGGCGCCAATACGATAGACGGCCAGCATGCCAATAGTAAAAAGGATACGCTGGCGCAGCTCTGATATTTTTCCAATATTTTCAAAGGTATGCAGTATACGGGCGAGCAATCGAAATCCTGAGTCTAAAGTTAATTAAGGGTAGAAATAACAGAACCACCCGCTGATTCGATTTTTTCTTGGGCGGACTTGCTAATCTCCAAGTCTTGAATTTTATACGCCTTGGTAGGTTCGCCTTCTGCCAATATTTTTATGCGCTGCACACTAGGTTTTACTAAACCAGCTTTAAGCAGTGTGTCTGCAGATACAAGCAAATCCGGAAATTCATATTCCTCTAATGTAGCTATATTAAAAATAGATGCGGATATTTTATTCGGGCTTTTAAAACCTCTTTTAGGGATTCGAAGAATAAGAGGCATCTGACCACCTTCAAATCCAGGTGGTTTAACACCTCCTGATCTGGCGTGTTGACCTTTATGCCCTTTTGTAGAGGTTTTGCCATGACCTGAGCCGGGGCCGCGGCCTACTCTTTTTTTCCGTTTATTTGATCCTGGTGCCGGATATAAATCATGAATTTTCATGTTACTCCTTATTACTTACTTATGTTCAATAATTACTTATGTTCAACTGAAATCATGTGTTGAGTCTTTTTAATCATTCCGAGAATAGAAGGAGATGCAAAATGAATAACCTTTTGGTTAATGTGTTTAAGCCCCAAGGCTATCAATACCTTCTTAATTTTCATTGGAGTTCCAATTAGACTTTTTCTTAATGTTATTTCTAATTGAGTATTTTCATTATTCATTTAGCACCGTTACTTTCTAATTGTTAAGACATTAGGCGGAGCTTTTTCTTTCAAGCATTACATCATGATAACTTCTGAGTTTTTTTAACCCTTCAATAGTAGCTCTTACGACGTTATAAGGATTACCTGAGCCAAGTGATTTACATAGTATGTTTGTAACCCCCAAAACTTCCATAACAGCCCGAACGGCTCCACCAGCAATCATTCCTGTACCTTCTGAAGCTGGTTTAATCAGCACATCTTCAGCTCCAAAATGTCCGATGACCTCATGAGGCACAGTCGTTTGTTTTAATGGGATGGAAACGAGATTCTTTTTCGCATTTTCGACTGCTTTTTTAATAGCATCCGGAACTTCACCTGCCTTACCCTTACCAAAACCGACAACCCCATTTCCGTTGCCTACAACAACAAGTGCCGAAAAAGAAAAGCGTTTTCCACCTTTAACGACTTTAGAGACTCTATTAATAAAAACTACTTTATCCTTCAAAGAGTTCTGGTCAATTTTTTGAACGATCACTGAATACTCTCCATTTCATGAGTCTCTAAAATTGAAGACCGGATTCTCTCGCACCCTCAGCCAACGCTTTAATCCGACCGTGGTAAAGATAACCACTACGATCAAAAACCACTTTTTGTATATTCTTTTCCAATGCTAACTTACCTATTAATTTACCCACTTCTTTGGCTATTTCCGCGGAATCTCTGGAACCGGAAAATCCTTTTAGTGAAGAGGCAGAGACAATTGTACGTCCCTCGGTATCATCTATTAATTGGGCATAAATATACTTAAGGCTTCTGAAAACTGTTAACCTCGGCCGCTCTGAAGTTCCCTTTATTTTTTTTCTTACTCTCTCATGTTTCGATTTTCTTATGTATAAACGGTTACTTTTTGACACGATTAATATCTCCTAAAGTTGATGAGATGAACCGGTTACTTTTTACCTGTTTTACCTTCTTTACGAAGGATTTTTTCACCACTATATTTAATACCTTTGCCTTTATAAGGCTCTGGAGGTCTGATACTGCGCACATCTGCAGCGAATTGTCCTAGCAATTCCTTATCCGGAGATGACAAAGTAATAATTGTTTGCTTTTCAATTGACGCTTTAATTAAAGATGGAAGAGTGAATTCAACAGTATGCGTAAAACCCACACTTAAACTTAAAGTGGCACCATTTAACTGAGCTCTATAACCGACACCATTTAGCTCAAGAATTTTTTTAAACTGCTCACTTACTCCCTTGACCTTATTGGCAATTAAGGTACGGTGTAAGCCGTGAAAAGCCTTATGCCCAGGATCATCCGAAGGTCTTTTCAGCAAAAGTGAATTCCCTTGTTTTTCAATTGAAAAACCTTGGGGTAATTTATGCTTTAATTCCCCAAAAGGACCTTTAAACGTCAGTATTCCATTCTCTTCCTTAGCCTGGACACTTGAAGGAATGATAATTGGCATTTTTCCTATACGAGACATTTTTTCTCCACACTCAGATTGTCCAGAATTACCAGACTTGACAAATTACCTCACCACCTATATGTAAGGACTTTGCCTTGGAGTCTGTCATAAGTCCTTTTGAGGTTGAAATAATAGTTATACCGACTCCCCCCATTAACGATTTATAATCTTGGGCTTTTCTGTAGACCCTAAGACCAGGGGTAGAAATACGTTTAATACCTTTTAATACTCTTTCACGATCTTTAACATACTTTAATTTGATATGAAGATCTTTTTTACCATCTGTCTCTAATGTTTCAAAGGAAGAGATAAACCCTTCTTCCAGTAGAATTTTTAATAATTCTTCTTTTATTTTCGAGTGTTGACAGCTGACTCTTTCGTAAAGACGCATATTCGCGTTCCGTATCCGAGTCAACAAGTCCGCAATCGGATCTGTCATTGCCATGCTAAAAACCTCCCCAATTATTTACCAAGAAGACTTTGTGATACCTGGAATCTCACCCTGAAGAGCTAAATTTCTAAAGCAAATTCGGCAGAGTTTAAACTCTCTTATATAACCTTTAGGTCTACCACAGAGATTGCATCTGCTATAATGTCTGACTTTAAATTTTGGGGTTCGTTGCCATTTTACAATTAATGATTTACGAGACAATGGAATCCTCCTGAGATTCTTACTTTTTAAACGGAATACCGAGATGCTTCAACAAAGCTCTTCCTTCATTGTCAGTACGAGCCGTAGTGGAAAAAGTAATATCCATTCCATGAAAAAGTGAAACCTCATCATATTTAATTTCAGGAAAGATAATTTGCTCTTTGAGCCCAGTTGTATAATTTCCACGACCATCAAATGATTTGTCGTTCAATCCTTTAAAATCTCTAATCCGAGGAAGTGCAATAGAAATGAATCTATCAAGGAATTCCCACATTTTCTTGCCGCGAAGCGTTACCATCGAGCCTATAGGCATTCCTTCTCTGAGCTTAAACCCTGCAATAGATTTTCTTGCTTTTGTCTTTACAGCTTTTTGCCCGGAAATAAGCTCTAACTCTTTCACCGCAGAATCTAAAAGCTTAGGGTTTGCCACAGCTTCTCCAAGCCCGACATTAATTGTTATTTTAGAGAGCTTAGGCGCCTCCATGATATTTTTTAGAGACAATTCCTTGATTAATGCACTTCGAATGGACTCCTCATATTGTTTCTTAAGGCGAGGAACTGGAGCAGGCTCGGCAGAACTCCCCGGGAGGCTTGCGCTTTCGGTTTTAATTCCTGAATCAGCTTCTTTTTTTGTCGACTTAGATTTAGAAGTTGCCTGCTTGGACTTTGCTGTTGTGGAATTCTTTTTGCTCTGTTCCATATTCACTTCACCCTTTACTGCATGATAATTATTTGTCGATGTGTTCCTGGCAATGCTTACAAACTCTAACTTTTTTCCCGTCTGAAAGAATCGTGTGAGAAATTCTAGTAGGTTTATGACATCCAGGACAAACTAGCATAACTTTTGAAACCCGCAGATAATTTTCTTTTGTAATAAAGCCACCTTGAGGATGATTCTGATCTGGCTTAATAGCTTTGGTGATCTGATTTACATTTTCTACAATCAGTCTATTTGAAGATCGATCTATTTTCAGGATTAAGCCTTCTTTACCTCTGTCTTTTCCTGAAATAACCTTTACCTTATCGTTCTTACGAAGGGCAGGAAAAGAGGATTGAGTTTGTTTAGAGTTTTTGATTTTCATATACTCCCCTGAACTAAATAACTTCTGGAGCCAAAGAAAGTATTTTCATAAATTTTCTGAGGCGGAGTTCACGAGCTACTGGACCAAAAATACGAGTTCCTATAGGCTCACCTTGTGCATTTATTAAAACGGCAGCATTTTGATCAAATCTTATATACGATCCATCAATGCGCCTGACCTCTTTAACTGTTCTAACTACCACAGCCTTCGCTACATCTCCTTTTTTAACAGAGGCATTCGGGGTTGCTTCTTTTACTGAAACAACTATCGTATCCCCCAAAGATGCATAGCGTCTTCGGCTTCCTCCCATAATGTGAAAGCACATTACTTTTTTTGCACCTGAATTATCTGCAACTTCTAGGATTGATCTTAACTGGATCATGATTAGACCTTTTCAAACAAAAGAAAGTTTGCTTTCAATTAACAATCTTAGGGGTTGAAACCACTCTTAGCACACGATGGCTCTTGTCTTTGCTAATCGGACGAGTTGATATAATTTCAACGACAGAGCCAATTTCAATAGGATCTTGAGTATGCGCCTTAATTCTGGTTCGCCTCGAAACAACTTTGTGATACAAAGGATGAAGGACCCGTCTTTGAATTTCGACAACGACCGTTTTCATCATTTTATTGCCAACAACAACACCTTGAGCTTGAGAAATTTTTTTCGACTTATCTGATTTTGGCGTGAGATGGTCAGACATTTTTTAACATCTTCCTCTCTGTCAGGATCGTTAGCATTCTAGAAACATCTTTCTTGTATTCTTTTAAAAGATGTGGCTTGTCCAGCCGACCGTTTACGCGTTGAATTCGAAGCATTAGTAATTCTCTCCGCAATTCTTTTATCTTGTCTAAAATCTCAGATTCAGAAAGAGATTTAATATCGGATACCTTCACGCTTCTTCACCTCTGGTTACAATCTTTGTTGCCATAGGCATTTTATATGAGGCCAACCTTAATGCTTCTTGTGCAATTTCGGGGGAGACCCCTTCCATTTCAAAGATAATTCGGCCTGGTTTAATAACTGCTACCCAATATTCTGGATTTCCTTTACCCGAACCCATACGAGTTTCTGCTGGTTTTTTAGTAATTGGTTTATCTGGAAATACGCGAATCCAAACTTTACCACCGCGCTTAACATATCGAGTAATAGCAATTCGGCCTGCTTCAATTTGTCGGGCTGTTAACCAAACTGGCTCCAACGCCTTTAAACCATAATCTCCAAAAGCTAACTCGGAACCTCTATATGCCTTCCCTTTGAGGTTTCCCTTCATCATCTTTCTATGTTTTACTTTTTTTGGACTTAACATTTATTGCCGACCCCGTCTTTCTTTTGGCTTGGAGGCTACTTCTTCTTGTCCTGGAAGGATTTCCCCTCGATAGACCCAAACCTTTACACCGATTTTCCCAAAAGTGGTCGATGCTTCAGCAAATCCGAAATCTATATCGGCTCGTAG encodes the following:
- the rpsD gene encoding 30S ribosomal protein S4, whose translation is MARYRGSVCRFCRREGVKLFLKGVRCLSTKCAIDRRSYPPGQHGQSRAKISDYGLQLREKQKVKRIFGVLEKQFRNAFERASRKKGVTGESLLSGLELRLDSVVYRMGLGTSRNEARMLVTHGHLEVNGRKVNIPSFQCKVSDVISLRTKSRSNERFKENLRDAETRGVIPSWLDVQKEQFSAVVREQPKREEINILISENLIVELYSR
- the rpsK gene encoding 30S ribosomal protein S11, which translates into the protein MGTKKVAKKKDKKNVPVGIVHIHASFNNTIISFADPNGDVVSWSSAGAQGFKGSRKSTPFAAQKAAEVAAKKAVDSGMKTCDVYVKGPGAGRESAIRALQTFGLKINLIKDVTPIPHNGCRPPKRRRV
- the rpsM gene encoding 30S ribosomal protein S13 translates to MARIVGIDLPRNKRVEIALTYIYGIGRSTSLSILKTTLIDPNRRVKDLTDEEIASLRELIEKTYLVEGDLRRQVTQNIKRKMDIGCYVGLRHRKGLPVRGQRTKTNARTRKGPKKGIGGKKKTG
- the rpmJ gene encoding 50S ribosomal protein L36; translation: MKVRASVKPICSKCKIIRRKGILRVKCENPRHKQRQG
- the infA gene encoding translation initiation factor IF-1; protein product: MPKEDIIEVQGTVLETLPNAMFRVELDNGHKVLAHISGKMRMHYIKILPGDKVTLELSPYDLTRGRITYRFK
- the map gene encoding type I methionyl aminopeptidase, producing MVYLKNTDEIEKIRKASVAVANGLVKLKAAVRPGLSLKELDRIAEDHALQQKGIPAFKGYRSYPASLCVSVNHVVVHGIPNDYLLQEGDIVGIDYGIVLDGYYGDSAITVPVGKVSDKANQLMSVTRDSLMKGIAQARPGNRMGDISYAIQFYAESHGFSVVRNFVGHGIGKRLHEEPQVPNFGPKGKGLKLEVGMVLAIEPMINEGTFETEILSDGWTAVTKDRKLSAHFEHTIAITKEGPIILSTPDIAA
- a CDS encoding adenylate kinase, which codes for MFKSVVVFIGPPGVGKGTQASLLADSFSIPKFATGDLLREALKNKTPLGVEAKNYMDSGKLVPDQLVLNLIKGKISALDKETGFILDGFPRTLSQAQGLDEILLTLCHNVSLAIEFSMDEEERIARLTGRRLCPNCQRTYHILFAPPKKDSLCDYCSVQLVQRADDNEEVIRKRSAVYWETTEPLLNYYRQKNILKVVDASSSIENVFSRIKHIFQELN
- the secY gene encoding preprotein translocase subunit SecY; its protein translation is MLARILHTFENIGKISELRQRILFTIGMLAVYRIGAYIPTPGVNGNALSQFLHQNGGALIGFFDMFSGGALSRLTIFALGIMPYISASIILQLLTVVHPTLQAMAKEGERGRKIITRYTRYLTVVIALVQSFGIALGLEGMNNGQFVPHPGWSFRFIVVITLTAATTFVMWIGEQITERGVGNGISLIIFSGIIARLPAAIINTYKLYNQGEISGFLILALIVMVFLIVSSIVFIETARRKIPIQYAKRLVGNKMMGGQSTHIPFKINTAGVIPPIFASSLISFPAIIAGFVSVPWIQSFGKSLSPGSFSYTGLYVLLIVFFCFFYTAVVLNPTDIAENMQKYGGYIPGVRPGQKTVEYLYRVMNRITFVGALYLSIVCVIPELLIYQLHVPFYFGGTSLLIVIGVSLDTAQQIESYMMSRNYEGILKKTRIKGRTA
- the rplO gene encoding 50S ribosomal protein L15, which codes for MKIHDLYPAPGSNKRKKRVGRGPGSGHGKTSTKGHKGQHARSGGVKPPGFEGGQMPLILRIPKRGFKSPNKISASIFNIATLEEYEFPDLLVSADTLLKAGLVKPSVQRIKILAEGEPTKAYKIQDLEISKSAQEKIESAGGSVISTLN
- the rpmD gene encoding 50S ribosomal protein L30, translating into MNNENTQLEITLRKSLIGTPMKIKKVLIALGLKHINQKVIHFASPSILGMIKKTQHMISVEHK
- the rpsE gene encoding 30S ribosomal protein S5 is translated as MIVQKIDQNSLKDKVVFINRVSKVVKGGKRFSFSALVVVGNGNGVVGFGKGKAGEVPDAIKKAVENAKKNLVSIPLKQTTVPHEVIGHFGAEDVLIKPASEGTGMIAGGAVRAVMEVLGVTNILCKSLGSGNPYNVVRATIEGLKKLRSYHDVMLERKSSA
- the rplR gene encoding 50S ribosomal protein L18 — translated: MVSKSNRLYIRKSKHERVRKKIKGTSERPRLTVFRSLKYIYAQLIDDTEGRTIVSASSLKGFSGSRDSAEIAKEVGKLIGKLALEKNIQKVVFDRSGYLYHGRIKALAEGARESGLQF
- the rplF gene encoding 50S ribosomal protein L6: MSRIGKMPIIIPSSVQAKEENGILTFKGPFGELKHKLPQGFSIEKQGNSLLLKRPSDDPGHKAFHGLHRTLIANKVKGVSEQFKKILELNGVGYRAQLNGATLSLSVGFTHTVEFTLPSLIKASIEKQTIITLSSPDKELLGQFAADVRSIRPPEPYKGKGIKYSGEKILRKEGKTGKK
- the rpsH gene encoding 30S ribosomal protein S8; translated protein: MAMTDPIADLLTRIRNANMRLYERVSCQHSKIKEELLKILLEEGFISSFETLETDGKKDLHIKLKYVKDRERVLKGIKRISTPGLRVYRKAQDYKSLMGGVGITIISTSKGLMTDSKAKSLHIGGEVICQVW
- a CDS encoding type Z 30S ribosomal protein S14; the encoded protein is MSRKSLIVKWQRTPKFKVRHYSRCNLCGRPKGYIREFKLCRICFRNLALQGEIPGITKSSW
- the rplE gene encoding 50S ribosomal protein L5 yields the protein MKTESASLPGSSAEPAPVPRLKKQYEESIRSALIKELSLKNIMEAPKLSKITINVGLGEAVANPKLLDSAVKELELISGQKAVKTKARKSIAGFKLREGMPIGSMVTLRGKKMWEFLDRFISIALPRIRDFKGLNDKSFDGRGNYTTGLKEQIIFPEIKYDEVSLFHGMDITFSTTARTDNEGRALLKHLGIPFKK
- the rplX gene encoding 50S ribosomal protein L24; amino-acid sequence: MKIKNSKQTQSSFPALRKNDKVKVISGKDRGKEGLILKIDRSSNRLIVENVNQITKAIKPDQNHPQGGFITKENYLRVSKVMLVCPGCHKPTRISHTILSDGKKVRVCKHCQEHIDK
- the rplN gene encoding 50S ribosomal protein L14, translating into MIQLRSILEVADNSGAKKVMCFHIMGGSRRRYASLGDTIVVSVKEATPNASVKKGDVAKAVVVRTVKEVRRIDGSYIRFDQNAAVLINAQGEPIGTRIFGPVARELRLRKFMKILSLAPEVI
- the rpsQ gene encoding 30S ribosomal protein S17, which codes for MSDHLTPKSDKSKKISQAQGVVVGNKMMKTVVVEIQRRVLHPLYHKVVSRRTRIKAHTQDPIEIGSVVEIISTRPISKDKSHRVLRVVSTPKIVN
- the rpmC gene encoding 50S ribosomal protein L29 — protein: MKVSDIKSLSESEILDKIKELRRELLMLRIQRVNGRLDKPHLLKEYKKDVSRMLTILTERKMLKNV
- the rplP gene encoding 50S ribosomal protein L16, whose amino-acid sequence is MLSPKKVKHRKMMKGNLKGKAYRGSELAFGDYGLKALEPVWLTARQIEAGRIAITRYVKRGGKVWIRVFPDKPITKKPAETRMGSGKGNPEYWVAVIKPGRIIFEMEGVSPEIAQEALRLASYKMPMATKIVTRGEEA